One Bacillus amyloliquefaciens DSM 7 = ATCC 23350 DNA window includes the following coding sequences:
- a CDS encoding aspartate/glutamate racemase family protein gives MKTIGLIGGMSWESSAEYYRIINEEIKKKLGGLHSAKCLLYSVDFKEIEHYQSVGAWDKAGEALGEVARSLEKAGADFIVICTNTMHKVLGYIQEMITIPILHIADATAEQIIRQDIRSIGLLGTKYTMEQDFYKSRIASHDINVIVPDDDERELINNIIYQELCLGEIKQSSKNIYKKIINNLVDRGAEGIILGCTEIGLLVKADDSKVPLFDTTLIHAQKAVNKSLSISS, from the coding sequence ATGAAAACTATTGGTCTTATTGGTGGAATGAGTTGGGAATCTTCAGCTGAGTATTATCGAATTATCAATGAAGAAATAAAAAAGAAGTTAGGAGGGCTTCACTCGGCAAAATGTCTTTTATACAGTGTTGATTTTAAGGAAATTGAACATTATCAATCTGTAGGTGCTTGGGATAAAGCAGGTGAAGCCTTAGGGGAAGTTGCAAGATCATTAGAAAAAGCGGGTGCAGATTTTATTGTAATATGTACAAATACTATGCATAAAGTTCTTGGATATATCCAAGAAATGATCACTATACCTATTTTGCATATTGCCGATGCAACTGCAGAACAAATTATTAGACAAGACATTCGCTCAATAGGACTGCTTGGTACTAAATATACGATGGAGCAAGATTTTTATAAATCACGTATTGCGTCTCATGATATTAATGTCATTGTTCCTGATGATGATGAAAGGGAATTAATAAATAATATTATTTATCAAGAACTGTGTCTGGGTGAAATTAAACAGTCTTCCAAAAACATTTATAAGAAGATCATAAATAATTTGGTAGATAGAGGAGCAGAAGGAATCATTCTTGGATGCACTGAAATTGGACTATTAGTAAAGGCAGACGATTCAAAAGTGCCATTATTTGATACGACTTTAATCCATGCTCAAAAAGCAGTAAATAAATCGCTTTCGATTTCTTCTTAG
- a CDS encoding DUF2577 family protein, with amino-acid sequence MIFITVTSLFLYSDFIDSESPVDILPAEVVSVSPVEIRLNENDKLIIPADLIVVPKRLRPGEEEALNTGESVMVVSLKGGQSFFILDKI; translated from the coding sequence ATGATTTTCATAACTGTCACATCTCTTTTTCTATATTCTGACTTTATTGATTCTGAGTCACCAGTGGATATTCTACCGGCTGAAGTGGTTTCCGTTTCTCCTGTTGAAATAAGGCTTAATGAAAATGACAAATTAATAATACCTGCTGATTTGATTGTTGTTCCAAAGCGGCTGCGGCCCGGTGAAGAAGAAGCGTTGAATACTGGTGAAAGTGTGATGGTTGTCTCCTTAAAAGGCGGACAATCATTTTTTATTCTCGATAAAATTTAA